Proteins from a single region of Trichomycterus rosablanca isolate fTriRos1 chromosome 16, fTriRos1.hap1, whole genome shotgun sequence:
- the rfesd gene encoding Rieske domain-containing protein: MTPVETGEPGSSFLVGKKKDLIQAKRTNITVGERDILVIHHQGVFYAMDQHCYHAGGALLNGDIEEIANKLCIICPKHKYKISLAEGEGLYKIPNQRGKDQPPRWCSKGIKQRVHKVNEVDGNIFVTLSTYPGWLDSDYYQTEEGKEQLKKAQQDSDKTDE, from the exons ATGACGCCTGTGGAAACGGGTGAACCTGGTAGCTCTTTCTTAGTGGGCAAGAAGAAAGACCTAATCCAGGCAAAACGCACCAACATCACAGTTGGCGAGAGAGATATCCTTGTGATTCATCACCAGGGAGTTTTCTATGCCATGGATCAGCACTGCTACC ATGCAGGCGGAGCCTTGTTAAATGGAGATATTGAG GAAATCGCCAACAAGCTTTGCATTATCTGTCCGAAGCACAAGTACAAGATCAGTCTGGCAGAAGGAGAAGGACTTTACAAGATCCCCAATCAAAGAGGAAAGGACCAGCCGCCTCGCTGGTGTTCCAAAGGCATAAAGCAACGCGTGCACAAGGTGAACGAGGTGGACGGGAACATCTTTGTGACCCTGTCCACATATCCAGGGTGGCTCGATTCGGACTATTACCAGACCGAAGAGGGCAAAGAACAGCTGAAGAAAGCTCAGCAGGATTCAGACAAGACCGATGAATGA